The following coding sequences lie in one Apium graveolens cultivar Ventura chromosome 1, ASM990537v1, whole genome shotgun sequence genomic window:
- the LOC141717865 gene encoding glutathione S-transferase T3-like has product MERSFISLLNEEGSFSQFEEVIFSQEIPESQPQAEVPKQKKGKRSKNFLIEEDMLLISGWLNISMDPVQGSNQTHTSYWNRIWKYFEENKGGITSERTANSLCNRWCTINEKVAKFIGFYNQICGRNQSGSNEQDKVDQAIEMYERIMKEKFMFMRHWNSLRFSPKYQASLAKKNKPTKDRETSSPSVDSQHPTGLESDEMMERPVGRKAAKKLKRAINETKDEEGLELLKTMQKDALAIASSRSEAVQMSLQLQKEMMHLQKEELQLRLAKEERERQKEDRERQIYEASIMAMDTSKMLPDQAKYYDALKARIMRNI; this is encoded by the exons ATGGAAAGATCATTCATATCTTTACTGAATGAAGAAGGTTCATTTTCACAATTTGAAGAAGTGATATTTTCTCAAGAAATACCTGAATCTCAACCCCAAGCAGAGGTTCCGAAACAGAAAAAAGGCAAGAGGTCAAAAAATTTTTTAATTGAAGAAGATATGTTGTTGATTTCGGGTTGGTTAAATATTAGTATGGATCCAGTGCAAGGTAGTAATCAGACACATACGAGTTATTGGAATAGAATTTggaaatattttgaagaaaataaagGTGGAATTACAAGTGAAAGAACTGCTAATTCGCTGTGCAATAGATGGTGTACAATCAACGAAAAAGTTGCCAAATTTATCGGATTTTACAACCAAATTTGTGGAAGAAATCAAAGTGGGTCAAATGAACAAGATAAG GTGGACCAAGCTATTGAGATGTACGAGAGAATAATGAAAGAGAAATTTATGTTCATGCGTCATTGGAACTCATTGAGATTTTCTCCAAAATATCAAGCTAGTTTGGCAAAGAAAAATAAACCAACTAAGGATAGAGAAACTTCTTCACCATCTGTTGATAGTCAGCATCCCACAGGCCTAGAATCCGATGAAATGATGGAACGTCCAGTTGGAAGGAAGGCTGCTAAGAAGTTGAAAAGAGCTATAAATGAGACGAAGGATGAAGAAGGCTTGGAACTTCTTAAAACAATGCAGAAAGATGCATTGGCTATTGCTTCTTCAAGAAGTGAAGCTGTTCAAATGAGCTTGCAACTTCAGAAGGAAATGATGCACTTACAAAAAGAGGAGTTGCAACTGCGTTTAGCTAAAGAGGAGCGAGAAAGACAGAAAGAAGACCGAGAGAGGCAGATTTATGAAGCATCCATCATGGCAATGGATACCAGTAAGATGCTACCAGATCAAGCTAAATACTATGATGCCCTTAAAGCTAGGATCATGAGAAACATATGA
- the LOC141717874 gene encoding uncharacterized protein LOC141717874: MENTTRMILDIMQAEEEEHEARMRISVAYLRHQQRANSGSHHGGSTMNHRVIDRNREEGHARLYRDYFSDIPTYTNTQFRRRFRMRRPLFLRIEEAVTTHDNYFTQRTDAVGMRGLSSLQKVTAALRMLAYGTAADAVDDYVRIGESTAIESLRRFVKAIVEVFGAEYLRRPNEGDVARLLAENEQRGFPGMLGKLAEGRGPEVRYTINGHEYNMGYYLADGIYPSWPTFVKTISKPQGNKKKYFANAQESVRKDVERAFGVLQSRFAMIRGPSRFWDVATMKYIMTSCIILHNMIIEDERELHTEEEQFDTNAESSVEREPRHPSTLREFIQVHQQIRDKQAHVQLQNDLVEHLWQIHGGDMN; the protein is encoded by the exons ATGGAAAACACCACACGAATGATTCTTGATATTATGCAAGCGGAAGAAGAAGAGCATGAAGCAAGAATGAGAATAAGTGTTGCTTACCTTCGTCATCAACAAAGAGCAAATTCTGGCTCGCATCATGGTGGCTCCACAATGAATCATCGTGTAATTGATCGGAATAGAGAAGAAGGTCATGCTAGACTATATCGTGATTATTTTTCTGATATACCTACGTACACAAATACACAATTTCGTAGAAGATTTCGAATGCGTAGACCATTGTTTTTACGAATCGAAGAAGCGGTTACAACTCATGATAATTATTTCACTCAACGAACTGATGCTGTGGGAATGCGTGGACTATCATCACTTCAGAAAGTGACAGCTGCACTTAGGATGCTTGCATACGGAACGGCAGCTGATGCTGTTGATGATTATGTTCGAATTGGTGAAAGTACAGCAATAGAGAGTCTAAGAAGATTTGTTAAAGCAATCGTTGAAGTCTTTGGAGCTGAATATTTAAGACGACCAAATGAGGGAGACGTGGCTAGATTGTTAGCTGAAAATGAGCAGCGGGGCTTTCCGGGAATGTTGGGCA AATTAGCAGAAGGTCGTGGACCTGAAGTGAGGTATACCATTAACGGGCATGAATATAACATGGGATATTATCTTGCTGATGGTATATATCCTTCTTGGCCAACTTTTGTCAAAACTATTTCTAAACCGCAAGgtaacaaaaaaaaatattttgcaaaTGCACAAGAATCTGTTAGAAAAGATGTTGAAAGAGCATTTGGAGTGTTACAATCTCGATTTGCAATGATTCGCGGACCTTCACGATTTTGGGATGTGGCCACAATGAAATATATTATGACAAGCTGCATTATATTACATAACATGATCATTGAAgatgaaagagaattacatacGGAAGAAGAACAGTTTGATACAAATGCTGAATCAAGTGTTGAAAGAGAACCACGTCATCCAAGTACCCTTAGAGAGTTCATACAAGTGCACCAGCAGATTCGAGACAAACAAGCTCATGTTCAGCTGCAAAATGATCTTGTGGAGCATCTTTGGCAGATTCATGGCGGtgacatgaattaa